Proteins encoded within one genomic window of Haladaptatus sp. QDMS2:
- a CDS encoding uS10/mL48 family ribosomal protein — protein sequence MSFTTTLTLTSGDRTVLDEVVTDIKRTANRKGAALHGPHTKPTEVHAAPQAKHLHPTGDSYPQWEYTVYTRVIEIEGHDDFARAATQWDFPAGVHVEAEIKQVRAAGR from the coding sequence ATGAGTTTCACCACTACACTCACCCTCACGAGCGGGGACCGAACCGTCCTCGACGAGGTCGTGACCGACATCAAACGAACCGCGAATCGAAAAGGCGCCGCACTCCACGGACCACACACCAAGCCGACCGAAGTCCACGCCGCCCCGCAGGCAAAACACCTCCACCCAACCGGCGACTCCTATCCACAGTGGGAGTACACCGTCTACACGCGCGTCATCGAAATCGAGGGTCACGACGATTTCGCACGCGCCGCGACCCAGTGGGACTTCCCCGCTGGCGTCCACGTCGAAGCAGAAATCAAACAGGTTCGCGCGGCCGGTCGCTGA
- a CDS encoding bis(5'-nucleosyl)-tetraphosphatase, whose translation MAVKATSAGAILFRDTRGRREYLLLKSRPGDWEFPKGGVEGEEELQQTAIREVKEEAGINKFRLIDGFREDYDYVFEANGKTIHKTVHLFIAKSFEASAELSKEHRDLQWRDYEQAINTITQDGPRDILRDAHAFLDKLKQNGDI comes from the coding sequence ATGGCTGTAAAAGCGACAAGCGCGGGGGCTATCCTTTTTCGCGATACAAGGGGCCGCCGCGAATATCTCCTGCTGAAGAGCCGTCCCGGGGACTGGGAATTCCCCAAAGGCGGTGTCGAGGGAGAAGAAGAACTCCAGCAGACCGCGATTCGCGAAGTCAAAGAGGAGGCGGGCATCAACAAGTTCCGCCTCATCGACGGCTTTCGCGAAGACTACGACTACGTGTTCGAGGCGAACGGGAAGACCATCCACAAGACGGTTCACCTGTTCATCGCCAAATCGTTCGAGGCGAGTGCGGAACTCTCGAAAGAGCACCGTGACCTCCAGTGGCGCGACTACGAGCAGGCTATCAACACCATCACCCAGGATGGACCGCGTGATATCCTCCGCGACGCCCACGCCTTCCTCGACAAACTGAAACAGAACGGCGACATCTGA
- a CDS encoding DUF5787 family protein: MNAPGDSEFSFELAVCQWAERHWPPDGPASEDAAFVVARQLGTRGRRWDTIVVESTRELLRQRALFGPDALSWNVLDVVQHAPADWAWYQDALPDPGYPWRYVREAIHEAAASGVLQTRRNGNKIEIRQIAPYPDWVSRIVAVENKPDLDASAARALRGQLEKDTNLALADEVWVATERTGAQIEPALLERMPVEVGILTVEFPAASVEWYPTSLSVDEPGTTPGGDELGPEKKAKKRLALAERAYARGWRSYADTMRPDCRHFTLKREAETWLPWCEAKQKFPTRAECSGSCPKFSPEPPAWRTRGWPIEGGPGKAIKRFLDRKRREQRPGLVD; this comes from the coding sequence GTGAACGCGCCGGGCGACTCAGAGTTCAGCTTCGAACTGGCCGTCTGCCAGTGGGCAGAACGCCACTGGCCACCGGACGGTCCGGCCAGCGAGGACGCCGCCTTTGTCGTCGCCCGACAACTCGGCACGCGAGGGCGGCGCTGGGACACCATCGTCGTCGAATCGACCCGAGAGTTGCTTCGCCAGCGCGCCCTGTTCGGCCCCGACGCGCTCTCGTGGAACGTTCTCGATGTCGTCCAGCACGCGCCAGCAGACTGGGCGTGGTACCAGGACGCGCTGCCCGACCCGGGCTATCCGTGGCGCTACGTCAGGGAAGCCATTCACGAGGCCGCAGCGAGCGGCGTCCTGCAGACGCGGCGAAACGGGAACAAAATCGAGATACGACAGATTGCGCCGTACCCGGACTGGGTCTCGCGCATCGTCGCCGTCGAGAACAAACCCGACCTCGACGCGAGCGCCGCCCGCGCCCTGCGCGGCCAACTGGAGAAAGATACGAACCTCGCGCTCGCAGATGAGGTGTGGGTGGCGACCGAGCGAACCGGCGCACAAATCGAACCCGCGCTGCTCGAACGCATGCCCGTCGAAGTCGGCATTCTGACCGTCGAGTTTCCCGCCGCCAGCGTCGAGTGGTATCCGACCAGCCTCTCAGTGGACGAACCCGGCACGACGCCCGGCGGGGACGAACTGGGTCCAGAGAAGAAGGCCAAAAAGCGACTCGCGCTCGCGGAGCGCGCCTACGCACGCGGATGGCGCTCGTACGCGGACACGATGCGTCCCGACTGTCGGCACTTCACCCTGAAGCGCGAGGCGGAAACGTGGCTCCCGTGGTGTGAGGCAAAGCAAAAGTTCCCGACGCGCGCCGAGTGTTCGGGGTCGTGTCCGAAGTTCTCGCCGGAACCGCCCGCCTGGCGAACGCGCGGGTGGCCAATCGAGGGCGGTCCGGGGAAGGCAATCAAGCGATTTCTCGACCGCAAGCGCCGCGAGCAGCGCCCCGGACTGGTCGATTAG
- a CDS encoding DUF5797 family protein → MTLSEEAEKRLADIVALQPTKNKDLQKRWGLESGSEVHQYLEKELKEYYYRDENSLIRATPEAAELVGVDPGVVDEGDGPRAIRVPLLQKQIVEVAPDHDEESESVVSILHRIRDAFDADPEVDDVRSGLRSLEQKGVVEIVYRTVPTFRLAVERDSLTVELLD, encoded by the coding sequence ATGACGCTGTCCGAGGAGGCAGAAAAGCGACTCGCCGACATCGTGGCGCTCCAGCCAACAAAGAACAAGGACCTCCAGAAACGCTGGGGGTTAGAGAGCGGGAGCGAAGTCCACCAGTATCTCGAAAAGGAACTGAAGGAGTACTACTACCGCGACGAGAACAGCCTCATTCGGGCGACGCCGGAAGCCGCGGAACTGGTCGGCGTCGACCCGGGCGTCGTCGACGAGGGCGACGGCCCGCGGGCGATTCGCGTCCCGCTGCTCCAGAAGCAAATCGTCGAAGTCGCCCCCGACCACGACGAAGAATCTGAGAGCGTCGTGTCGATTCTCCACCGGATTCGCGACGCCTTCGACGCCGACCCTGAGGTCGACGACGTGCGCTCGGGACTGCGGAGTTTAGAACAGAAAGGCGTCGTCGAAATCGTCTATCGGACCGTCCCAACCTTCCGGCTCGCGGTCGAGCGCGACTCGCTCACCGTCGAACTGCTCGACTAA
- a CDS encoding enoyl-CoA hydratase/isomerase family protein → MSWDTVNLEWDGKVATITVDRPERLNAMNTETLDALKEAIETAKDEGARVLILTGAGDKAFVAGADISFMKDLSVTEGQEYAEKGHRVTDLIEEFPAPVIAAINGYAFGGGCELALACDLRVASERAVLGQTEIDLGIIPGWGGTQRLSRIVGDELARRLVFFGERVDAQDANEMGLVGEVVAHDQLASRVMDMAKELEAKPKFAMQAAKESLNQVHEMTLDSGLTYERRIWSSLFGTDDQREGMTAFVEKRDPDFE, encoded by the coding sequence ATGTCATGGGACACCGTGAACCTGGAGTGGGACGGCAAGGTTGCGACGATTACCGTAGACCGACCAGAGCGGTTGAACGCGATGAACACGGAGACACTGGATGCCCTCAAGGAGGCCATCGAAACGGCCAAAGACGAGGGCGCGCGCGTCCTCATCCTCACCGGCGCGGGTGACAAGGCGTTCGTCGCCGGGGCGGACATCTCGTTCATGAAAGACCTCTCCGTGACGGAGGGCCAGGAGTACGCAGAGAAGGGCCACCGCGTCACAGACCTCATCGAGGAGTTCCCCGCGCCGGTCATCGCCGCCATCAACGGCTACGCCTTCGGCGGCGGGTGTGAACTCGCCCTCGCCTGTGACCTTCGCGTCGCGAGCGAGCGGGCGGTGCTCGGGCAGACCGAAATCGACCTCGGCATCATCCCCGGGTGGGGCGGCACGCAGCGCCTCTCGCGCATCGTCGGCGACGAACTCGCCCGCAGACTCGTCTTCTTCGGCGAGCGCGTCGATGCACAGGATGCGAACGAGATGGGACTCGTTGGCGAAGTCGTCGCCCACGACCAGCTCGCCTCGCGAGTGATGGACATGGCGAAAGAACTCGAAGCCAAGCCGAAGTTCGCCATGCAGGCGGCCAAAGAGTCGCTGAATCAGGTCCACGAGATGACGCTCGATTCGGGGCTTACCTACGAACGGCGCATCTGGAGTTCCCTGTTCGGGACCGACGACCAGCGCGAGGGCATGACTGCGTTCGTCGAGAAGCGCGACCCCGACTTCGAATAA
- a CDS encoding MFS transporter encodes MVLGTDRRVLVLALARMADAVGNSFLIIVLPLYLASDIVSLQGLLGATVPGLGITITEELLIGVLLSLFGFLNSFAQPFTGRLSDRTGKRRVYILFGLVLLGAASAAYAFAQNYATLVVLRALQGLGAAFTIPVTIALVNELATTESRGGNLGVFNTFRLIGFGFGPIVAGLVVAAGPYTLSGFTVSGFDAAFYTAALGALVSIALVTVFVSDPETTEDLASEDLAFQVRDPTGKQALDPVFALGVATLFMGISIALFATLQENVNTRLGQGEFLFGVQFAAVIIANVLLQVPIGQASDRIGRRPFLLWGFVLLAPAVLAQGLVTDSLTMIAARLIHGVAVAMVFAPGLAVAGDLAKEGQSGTTLSVLTMAFGLGTAIGPLASGYLVRFGFVVPFAFAAVLSVLALALVYSQVEETLPA; translated from the coding sequence ATGGTCCTCGGAACCGACAGGCGTGTCCTCGTCCTCGCCCTCGCGCGAATGGCAGACGCTGTCGGGAACTCGTTTCTCATCATCGTCCTCCCGCTGTACCTCGCTTCCGACATCGTTTCCCTTCAGGGACTGCTCGGGGCGACCGTTCCGGGACTCGGCATCACCATCACCGAAGAACTGCTCATCGGGGTGTTGCTCTCGCTGTTTGGCTTCCTCAACTCCTTTGCCCAGCCGTTTACCGGACGCCTCTCAGACCGAACCGGCAAGCGTCGCGTGTACATCCTGTTCGGCCTCGTCCTCCTCGGGGCGGCGAGCGCGGCCTACGCCTTCGCCCAGAACTACGCGACGCTCGTCGTCCTCCGCGCGCTTCAGGGCCTCGGCGCGGCGTTCACCATCCCGGTCACCATCGCCCTCGTGAACGAACTCGCCACGACCGAATCGCGCGGCGGCAACCTCGGCGTGTTCAACACCTTCCGACTCATCGGCTTCGGGTTTGGCCCCATCGTGGCCGGCCTCGTCGTCGCCGCGGGCCCCTACACGCTCTCTGGATTCACCGTGAGTGGGTTCGACGCGGCCTTCTACACCGCCGCACTCGGCGCACTCGTCAGCATCGCGCTGGTCACGGTGTTCGTCTCAGACCCCGAAACGACCGAAGACCTCGCTAGCGAAGACCTCGCCTTTCAGGTGCGCGACCCGACCGGAAAACAGGCGCTCGACCCCGTCTTCGCGCTTGGCGTCGCGACGCTGTTCATGGGTATCTCCATCGCCCTGTTCGCCACCTTGCAGGAGAACGTGAACACCCGCCTTGGACAGGGCGAGTTCCTCTTCGGGGTGCAGTTCGCCGCCGTCATCATCGCGAACGTCCTCCTCCAGGTCCCCATCGGCCAGGCGAGCGACCGAATCGGTCGTCGTCCGTTCTTGCTCTGGGGGTTCGTCCTGCTCGCGCCCGCCGTCCTCGCCCAGGGACTCGTCACGGACTCGCTCACGATGATCGCCGCGCGCCTCATTCACGGCGTCGCCGTCGCAATGGTGTTCGCGCCGGGCCTCGCGGTGGCCGGTGACCTTGCAAAAGAGGGGCAGTCGGGGACGACGCTCTCCGTGCTGACGATGGCCTTTGGCCTCGGCACGGCGATTGGCCCGCTCGCCTCCGGCTATCTCGTCAGATTCGGCTTCGTCGTGCCCTTCGCGTTCGCCGCCGTCCTCTCGGTGCTGGCGCTCGCGCTCGTCTACTCGCAGGTCGAAGAAACGCTGCCCGCCTGA
- a CDS encoding transcription factor S has translation MEFCDECGSLMRAENGEWVCSQCDFTKLKDASKNYVLTESQEASEIVDVSDAEDRGLPTTKVHCPQCENDEAYWYMQQIRSADESETRFFVCTNCEHKWREDDH, from the coding sequence ATGGAATTCTGCGACGAATGCGGGTCCCTGATGCGCGCAGAGAACGGCGAATGGGTCTGCAGCCAGTGTGACTTCACGAAGCTCAAAGACGCGAGCAAGAACTACGTCCTCACCGAGAGCCAGGAGGCCTCCGAAATCGTGGACGTGAGCGATGCAGAGGACCGCGGTCTGCCGACGACCAAGGTCCACTGCCCGCAGTGTGAGAACGACGAGGCCTACTGGTACATGCAACAGATTCGCTCTGCAGACGAGAGTGAAACCCGCTTCTTCGTCTGCACGAACTGCGAGCACAAGTGGCGCGAAGACGACCACTGA
- a CDS encoding tRNA (adenine-N1)-methyltransferase: MTVLLVHGSREYLLEPGEELQTDLGVLQVPDDVEPGQTLYTHLDEPFTVRRLRGPDLFNHLDRTGAPMLPRDIGLIVGTVGIAQGDRVLDAGTGTGVLSAYMGRMGADVTTFERNAEFADVARDNMRLAGVEDIVDVRTGDITEELDDLGEFDVLTLDTGDAASVVSHAPDLLVSGGFVAIYSPFVEHTRDAVETARDAGLTDIETVETIQRRMDFDERGSRPSTKGVGHTGYLTFARNS, from the coding sequence GTGACCGTCTTACTGGTCCACGGTTCTCGGGAGTACCTGCTCGAACCGGGTGAGGAGTTACAGACCGACCTCGGCGTCCTGCAGGTTCCCGACGACGTAGAACCCGGACAGACGCTCTATACGCACCTCGACGAGCCGTTCACGGTGCGCCGATTGCGTGGCCCCGACCTGTTCAACCACTTAGACCGGACGGGCGCACCGATGCTGCCTCGTGACATCGGCCTCATCGTCGGCACCGTCGGCATCGCTCAGGGTGACCGCGTGCTCGACGCTGGCACTGGAACCGGCGTCCTCTCTGCGTACATGGGCCGGATGGGAGCGGACGTGACGACGTTCGAGCGCAACGCGGAGTTCGCCGACGTCGCACGCGACAACATGCGTCTCGCCGGCGTCGAGGACATCGTGGACGTTCGAACCGGCGACATCACCGAAGAACTCGACGACCTCGGTGAGTTCGACGTGCTGACGCTCGACACGGGCGACGCAGCCAGCGTCGTCTCTCACGCGCCAGACCTGCTCGTGAGCGGCGGGTTCGTCGCCATCTACTCGCCGTTCGTCGAGCACACGCGCGACGCGGTGGAAACGGCCCGGGACGCTGGTCTCACCGACATTGAGACGGTCGAGACGATTCAACGCCGGATGGACTTCGACGAGCGTGGCTCTCGACCATCGACCAAGGGCGTCGGACACACCGGCTATCTGACGTTCGCGAGAAACAGCTAA
- a CDS encoding nascent polypeptide-associated complex protein, whose amino-acid sequence MFGGGGLNPRKMKQMMKQMGIEVEDIDAEEVIIRTKDEDLVFTDAEVQRMDAQGQQTYQIVGEPESRPRGAGDSTPAVEGDAAGEPEEDASTEVDIPDSDVEIVAQRTGASATEAREALEAENGDLAAAISRLE is encoded by the coding sequence ATGTTTGGAGGAGGCGGACTCAACCCGCGAAAGATGAAGCAGATGATGAAGCAGATGGGCATCGAAGTCGAGGACATCGATGCAGAGGAGGTCATCATCCGCACGAAAGACGAAGACCTCGTGTTCACCGACGCGGAGGTCCAGCGCATGGACGCCCAGGGCCAGCAGACCTACCAGATCGTCGGCGAGCCCGAGTCCCGCCCGCGCGGTGCGGGTGACTCGACGCCTGCCGTCGAAGGCGACGCCGCTGGCGAACCAGAAGAAGATGCGTCCACGGAAGTGGATATCCCGGACTCAGACGTCGAAATCGTCGCCCAGCGGACGGGCGCGAGCGCGACGGAAGCCCGCGAAGCACTCGAAGCGGAGAACGGCGACCTCGCCGCCGCTATCTCCCGCCTAGAGTGA
- a CDS encoding PUA domain-containing protein: MSETDERTDLRTIADYQFGAGAGDALFAGDISIERSSNGRPQQIRDGRARIVSFGLDGRFTLGVEGGRRLLDSLASPQARVVVGDESEPFVRDGKNVFAKFVSDVDPDVRPGDEVVVVHEEGYILAVGRAELSASAMLDFETGMAVKVRDGAQDS; the protein is encoded by the coding sequence ATGAGCGAGACAGACGAGCGTACGGACCTCCGTACCATCGCAGACTATCAGTTCGGGGCGGGCGCCGGCGACGCCCTCTTCGCTGGTGACATCTCTATCGAGCGCTCCAGCAACGGGCGACCGCAGCAGATTCGAGACGGGCGGGCACGCATCGTGTCCTTCGGGCTGGACGGCCGGTTCACCCTCGGCGTCGAGGGCGGACGACGCCTGCTCGACTCGCTTGCCTCCCCGCAGGCGCGGGTCGTCGTCGGCGACGAGAGCGAACCGTTCGTCCGCGACGGCAAGAACGTGTTCGCGAAGTTCGTGAGCGACGTGGACCCCGACGTCCGCCCGGGTGACGAAGTCGTCGTCGTCCACGAGGAGGGGTACATTCTCGCCGTGGGACGGGCGGAACTGTCCGCCTCGGCCATGCTCGACTTCGAGACGGGCATGGCGGTCAAAGTCAGAGACGGTGCGCAAGACTCCTGA
- a CDS encoding NYN domain-containing protein, with protein sequence MGIHHSGQRVALLVDAQNLYHSAQSLYSRNIDYTALLNEAVDGRTLTRAIAYVIRADSPDEESFFEALNDIGFETKIKDIQTFADGSKKADWDVGMSLDAVTLAPHHDTLVLCTGDGDFSRLCSHVRHQGCRVEVMAFEESTSESLIEAADSFTDFSEKPDEFLL encoded by the coding sequence ATGGGTATCCATCACTCGGGCCAGCGCGTCGCCCTTCTCGTAGACGCGCAGAATCTCTATCACTCCGCACAGAGCCTCTACTCGCGGAACATCGACTACACGGCGCTGCTGAACGAAGCGGTCGACGGCCGCACGCTCACCAGAGCCATCGCGTACGTCATTCGCGCAGACTCACCCGACGAGGAGAGTTTCTTCGAGGCGCTGAACGACATCGGCTTTGAGACGAAGATAAAAGACATTCAGACGTTCGCAGACGGGTCGAAGAAGGCAGACTGGGACGTCGGGATGAGTCTCGACGCCGTCACGCTCGCCCCACACCACGACACGCTCGTGCTGTGTACCGGCGACGGCGACTTCAGCCGCCTGTGTTCGCACGTCCGCCATCAGGGCTGTCGCGTCGAAGTGATGGCGTTCGAGGAATCGACGTCGGAGTCCCTCATCGAAGCGGCGGATTCCTTTACGGACTTCAGCGAAAAACCGGACGAGTTCTTGCTCTAG
- the dapA gene encoding 4-hydroxy-tetrahydrodipicolinate synthase, translating into MTDQTFSGVFPAMVTPFTDDLSIDFDQLAADARRLEEAGVDGLVPVGTTGESATLTHDEHIEVIECVVDAVSDVPVIAGSGSNSTREAVSLSQRAADAGADALLLISPYYNKPEPAGMEEHFRTVADEVDLPQIIYNVPSRTGRNIAVQTAVNLASHPNIAGYKAASGDLNRVGEVLEKTHDEEFAVLSGDDGLTLPMISIGATGTISVAANVEPERTCAMVGAALDGDYEMARDLHYELGPLFRALFIETNPIPINEALAIRGHGTGAMRPPLSRMGEKNLDALREALADLQDAEAPLAR; encoded by the coding sequence ATGACAGACCAGACATTCAGTGGCGTGTTCCCCGCGATGGTCACGCCGTTCACCGACGACCTTAGTATCGACTTCGACCAGCTAGCCGCAGACGCCCGACGCCTCGAGGAAGCCGGCGTCGACGGCCTCGTTCCCGTCGGCACGACCGGCGAGAGCGCGACGCTGACCCACGACGAGCACATCGAGGTCATCGAGTGCGTCGTCGACGCCGTCTCCGACGTGCCGGTCATCGCCGGTTCCGGGTCGAACTCGACCCGAGAGGCAGTGTCGCTCTCCCAACGCGCCGCAGACGCCGGCGCGGACGCACTGCTCCTCATCTCGCCGTACTACAACAAGCCCGAACCGGCGGGCATGGAAGAGCACTTCCGCACCGTCGCAGACGAGGTCGACCTGCCACAGATTATCTACAACGTGCCGAGTCGCACGGGCCGGAACATCGCCGTCCAGACCGCGGTCAACCTCGCCAGCCACCCGAACATCGCGGGTTACAAGGCCGCGAGTGGCGACCTGAACCGCGTCGGCGAGGTCCTAGAGAAGACCCACGACGAGGAGTTCGCCGTCCTCTCCGGCGACGACGGCCTCACGCTCCCGATGATTTCGATCGGCGCGACGGGCACCATCAGCGTCGCCGCGAACGTCGAACCCGAGCGCACCTGCGCGATGGTCGGCGCGGCACTCGACGGCGATTACGAGATGGCCCGCGACCTGCACTACGAACTCGGCCCGCTGTTCCGGGCACTGTTCATCGAAACGAACCCCATCCCAATCAACGAGGCGCTCGCCATCCGCGGCCACGGCACGGGTGCGATGCGTCCGCCGCTGTCTCGAATGGGCGAAAAGAACCTGGACGCGCTGCGTGAAGCCCTCGCAGACCTGCAAGACGCGGAGGCCCCGCTCGCCCGATGA
- the dapB gene encoding 4-hydroxy-tetrahydrodipicolinate reductase yields MTRVAVTGATGRMGQEVITLARDRDDVDLAFAVSRDPEDVATDVTLESDGDLPALLAEHQPDVLVDFTVPEASVEYVRACAKAGVAVVVGTTGFADEQNAALDAASETIPLLESSNFARGIQALLNVVEEAVAALPDYDIELVETHHNGKRDAPSGTANMILDRIDEQRSLERVYGREGDAPRAADEVGVLVRRAGNIRGEHEVLLAGNDEVVTLTHRAESRGVFAAGALDAAVWVATRDAGRYDFANVIDDSQ; encoded by the coding sequence ATGACGCGGGTTGCGGTCACCGGCGCGACGGGCCGGATGGGACAAGAGGTCATCACGCTGGCGAGAGACCGCGACGACGTGGACCTCGCCTTCGCCGTCAGCCGCGACCCCGAAGACGTGGCGACGGACGTGACCCTCGAATCGGACGGCGACCTGCCCGCACTGCTCGCCGAGCACCAGCCCGACGTGCTCGTGGACTTCACCGTCCCCGAGGCGTCGGTCGAGTACGTCCGCGCCTGCGCCAAGGCGGGCGTCGCCGTCGTCGTCGGGACGACCGGCTTCGCAGACGAACAGAACGCGGCCCTCGACGCGGCGAGCGAGACGATTCCGCTCCTCGAATCGTCGAACTTCGCTCGCGGCATTCAGGCGCTACTCAACGTCGTCGAGGAAGCCGTCGCCGCGCTGCCCGACTACGACATCGAGCTGGTCGAAACCCACCACAACGGCAAGCGCGACGCCCCGAGCGGGACGGCGAACATGATTTTAGACCGCATCGACGAACAGCGCTCTCTCGAACGGGTCTACGGCCGGGAGGGAGACGCCCCCCGCGCCGCGGACGAAGTCGGCGTCCTCGTGCGACGAGCAGGCAACATTCGCGGGGAACACGAGGTACTCCTTGCTGGGAACGATGAGGTAGTCACACTCACCCACCGTGCCGAGAGTCGCGGGGTGTTCGCCGCCGGGGCGCTGGA